In the genome of Acetobacter oryzifermentans, one region contains:
- the miaB gene encoding tRNA (N6-isopentenyl adenosine(37)-C2)-methylthiotransferase MiaB yields the protein MGLRHSGAPAIMTGTPANTSPARGLHVITWGCQMNVYDSARMGDVLRPLGYQPVATPDAADMIILNTCHIRDRAAEKVFSELGRLRKIKEARETAGQQTIIAVAGCVAQAEGQEILARAPYVDIVLGPQTYHRLPEMVARAARAGGAVIETDFPAEQKFDFLPESEAPQTAGNYTAFLTIQEGCDKFCSFCVVPYTRGAESSRPVLSVLAEARRMVESGVKDICLLGQNVNAYHGEGPDGSTWGLPQLAYELAKLPGLSRIRYMTSHPRDMDDALIAAHRDLPELMPFLHLPVQAGSDRILRAMNRGHTADEYRDIVRRLREARPDLALSSDFIVGHPGETDEDFEATMQLVRDVGFALAYSFKYSPRPGTPAAGAGMQVPEDVKDARLQALQALLREQQDAFNATLVGKTIPVLFTSEGRKPGQIAGRSPWLQPVHVSGPKHLIGKELPVRIVERLTNSLSGVLEEECVSA from the coding sequence ATGGGCCTGCGGCATAGCGGAGCGCCTGCCATCATGACCGGAACCCCAGCCAACACATCCCCTGCTCGTGGCCTGCACGTTATTACGTGGGGTTGCCAGATGAATGTGTATGATAGTGCACGTATGGGGGATGTTCTGCGGCCACTTGGCTATCAGCCTGTTGCCACGCCAGATGCAGCGGACATGATTATCCTGAACACCTGCCACATTAGAGATAGAGCGGCAGAAAAAGTGTTTTCAGAACTCGGTCGCCTGCGCAAGATCAAGGAAGCGCGGGAAACCGCCGGGCAGCAAACCATTATTGCCGTAGCCGGATGCGTAGCACAGGCAGAAGGACAGGAAATTCTGGCCCGCGCGCCATATGTGGATATTGTTCTGGGCCCGCAAACCTATCACCGTCTGCCAGAAATGGTGGCCCGTGCGGCCCGTGCAGGTGGCGCGGTTATTGAAACGGACTTTCCGGCAGAGCAGAAATTCGATTTTCTGCCAGAATCCGAAGCCCCGCAGACCGCAGGAAATTACACGGCTTTCCTTACCATTCAGGAAGGGTGCGATAAATTCTGCTCCTTCTGTGTGGTACCTTACACACGCGGGGCAGAAAGCAGCCGCCCAGTGCTTTCCGTGCTGGCAGAAGCACGCCGTATGGTGGAAAGCGGTGTAAAGGATATCTGCCTGCTAGGGCAGAACGTAAATGCCTATCATGGTGAAGGCCCGGATGGCTCCACATGGGGCTTGCCGCAACTGGCATATGAGCTTGCCAAGCTGCCCGGCCTTTCCCGCATCCGTTACATGACATCCCACCCGCGAGACATGGATGATGCGCTGATAGCCGCCCACCGTGATCTGCCGGAGTTGATGCCGTTCCTGCATCTGCCGGTTCAGGCTGGGTCTGACCGTATTCTGCGTGCCATGAACCGTGGCCATACAGCAGATGAGTATCGGGATATCGTGCGCCGCCTGCGTGAAGCACGGCCCGATCTGGCTCTTTCATCCGATTTCATTGTGGGCCACCCCGGTGAAACGGATGAGGATTTTGAAGCCACCATGCAGCTTGTGCGTGATGTGGGCTTTGCTTTGGCTTATTCCTTCAAATACTCCCCACGCCCCGGCACCCCTGCCGCTGGCGCTGGCATGCAGGTGCCAGAGGATGTGAAGGATGCCCGCTTGCAAGCTTTGCAGGCCCTGCTGCGTGAACAGCAGGATGCCTTTAATGCAACACTTGTGGGCAAAACCATTCCTGTTCTGTTTACCTCAGAAGGACGGAAACCGGGCCAGATAGCCGGGCGTTCTCCGTGGTTGCAGCCTGTGCATGTTTCTGGGCCCAAGCATCTGATTGGCAAGGAACTGCCCGTGCGTATTGTTGAACGCCTGACCAACTCCCTGTCCGGCGTTTTAGAAGAGGAGTGTGTGTCCGCTTGA
- a CDS encoding translocation/assembly module TamB domain-containing protein produces MADMPEPILPRTPDKPARPLWRRVGRVALITGGSLLGITGLAVAVLLVGANTGPGRKMLMHQTSSLTGGMIGLSGMSGRFPDNFRLDTLEIHDKQGAWLTLHNVALNWSPLAIIGRTARIYAVTADELDIPRLPVSDPAKPATPSKSSPSALHLGVDIRKLAVGRINVGAALAGSSASFSLAGRGQLSNIDPVINGLSLPSLPGADIALHLKRLDAAGQIDLATTTSKGKLGLHLDASEGTDGFAATRLKMPQLVPLALKLDINGPPSAAVLGFAASAGDIKAHADGVLDLLAEKLGNLNAGVDAPAMSLSPDLAWGGIHLGAQLHGKMAAPLGTAQVQVDQLAASGAGVGTLKVQFSGENGSADMANLLHVVATADGVRLPGKAPTLLASAPLQLDAQLEPQKPGKPLAFTLSHPLLNLSGNVQSAAPQRGTVALKLPDLLPFGEMAGTPLRGHAGMNAQFDLPAKPEGDTHLTADGTLAITGGQPQAAGLIGPDGKFALTATMRPLPAQDKLPAAKQIDLQNFSVDGRALNLKGGGQVNTGRDMDLAFDLGLTDLARALPSLRGALTLALQAKGPMQDFTATLHAKGDPGTATMPRGPIALDANVQHLPTAPEGTVQANGTLNRAPLVLDVALAQSAQGDRQVDIRKLSWNSVAGQGQLSLPTGEVVPLGTLDLKVGRLADFRPLIGQAISGALAASVKTTQVADTPQVALKLDGNVAMPSVKIGSLALAGTVKDPAAHPNADLTLKLGGLSASGVTGQARLSAKGPDNAVALTAQVGPASWSGSPLMLDTAALLNLPAKQVKVQRLNATAKQETLRLLAPALVSFGETMGVDRLRATLVTAGSQPATIDVAGKIKPSLAVTADIRNLTPALAHPFAPDFKASGTVSVQAKVAGTLNAPQGQVKLTGRDLRMAGSSAAASIPPLHLDAAANLAGSSAKVQVAAGAGPKLNVNVAGTAPLNKTGPMNLRVNGNLDLSIANGILGAQARQAMGQAQMALLVAGSMSSPRVTGTVDLRDADVQDFAQGFHLANINGRVVGENDKIVIQNLTAKAGDGNLGVTGFVGIGSPGMPLDIRLQAHDARPISSDLLTAVMNADIAVKGQVQTRMDVDGTVDLRRVEINIPNSLPSSVARLDVVRPGDEQKQAEAAKVESTKAAVIGLNLSVTSPGKFFVRGHGLDAEMAGKLKVGGTTQAPQVSGGFDLKRGNFDLAGISLNFTKGRVAFNGSGVGHKMDPTLDFEADRAVQGQTAMLKVGGYASAPKITFESMPPLPQDQVLAMLLFGTDAHSLSSTQMVELGTALATLTGLTPFDPMGTIRKTLHLDRLAIGGGSGVGNGGTSVEAGKYVMKGVYVGAKQATSGSGTQAQVQVDLTKHLKLNTTVGTGGTVTGFTTPENDPGSSVGLLWQYRY; encoded by the coding sequence ATGGCCGATATGCCAGAACCCATTTTGCCACGCACACCAGATAAACCTGCACGCCCACTGTGGCGGCGTGTAGGGCGTGTTGCCCTTATAACCGGTGGTTCTCTGCTTGGCATAACGGGCCTTGCCGTAGCTGTTTTGCTGGTGGGGGCCAATACCGGGCCGGGCCGCAAAATGCTCATGCACCAGACATCCTCCCTTACGGGCGGGATGATCGGGCTTTCGGGCATGTCTGGGCGTTTCCCCGATAACTTCCGGCTGGATACGCTGGAAATTCACGATAAGCAGGGTGCTTGGCTTACGCTGCATAACGTGGCGCTTAATTGGTCACCTCTGGCAATAATTGGGCGCACAGCGCGTATTTATGCCGTTACGGCAGATGAGCTGGATATTCCGCGCCTGCCTGTGTCTGATCCGGCCAAGCCAGCCACGCCTTCCAAAAGCTCACCTTCTGCGCTCCATCTGGGGGTGGATATTCGCAAACTTGCAGTGGGGCGTATTAACGTGGGGGCTGCGCTTGCGGGTTCTTCGGCAAGTTTTTCCTTGGCTGGGCGCGGTCAGTTATCCAATATTGATCCGGTTATCAATGGGTTAAGTCTACCTTCTTTGCCGGGTGCGGATATTGCGCTGCATCTGAAAAGGCTGGATGCCGCCGGACAGATTGATCTGGCAACCACCACCAGCAAAGGTAAGCTGGGCCTGCATCTGGATGCCAGCGAGGGCACAGATGGTTTTGCCGCCACGCGCCTTAAAATGCCGCAACTGGTGCCTCTGGCGCTTAAGCTGGATATCAATGGCCCTCCTTCGGCCGCTGTGCTTGGTTTTGCTGCTTCTGCTGGCGATATAAAAGCCCATGCAGATGGCGTGCTGGATTTGCTGGCTGAAAAGCTTGGTAACCTGAATGCCGGAGTAGATGCCCCCGCCATGTCTCTCTCGCCCGATCTGGCGTGGGGGGGCATCCATTTAGGGGCGCAGTTGCATGGTAAAATGGCAGCACCGCTGGGCACAGCGCAGGTGCAGGTTGATCAGCTTGCTGCATCTGGCGCAGGTGTGGGCACGCTGAAAGTTCAGTTCTCAGGTGAGAATGGCAGTGCCGATATGGCCAATCTGTTGCATGTGGTGGCAACAGCAGATGGCGTGCGCCTGCCGGGCAAAGCGCCAACATTGCTGGCATCTGCGCCGTTGCAGCTTGATGCGCAGTTAGAGCCACAAAAGCCCGGCAAACCGCTGGCTTTTACGCTGTCTCATCCTTTGCTGAATCTTTCTGGCAATGTGCAGTCTGCTGCGCCACAGCGTGGCACGGTAGCGTTAAAGCTGCCCGATTTGCTACCGTTTGGTGAAATGGCCGGTACGCCTTTGCGCGGTCATGCGGGCATGAACGCACAGTTTGACCTTCCGGCAAAGCCGGAGGGAGATACGCACCTTACAGCAGATGGCACGCTGGCTATTACAGGGGGGCAGCCTCAGGCAGCCGGGCTGATCGGGCCGGACGGTAAGTTTGCCCTTACAGCCACCATGCGGCCCTTGCCTGCGCAGGATAAGCTACCAGCGGCTAAACAGATTGACCTGCAAAACTTCAGTGTGGATGGCCGCGCCCTTAATCTTAAAGGAGGCGGGCAGGTAAACACGGGCCGCGATATGGATCTGGCGTTTGATCTGGGGCTGACAGATCTGGCGCGGGCGTTACCCTCCTTGCGTGGGGCGCTCACGCTGGCCTTGCAGGCCAAAGGCCCGATGCAGGATTTTACAGCCACCCTGCATGCGAAGGGAGACCCCGGTACCGCCACCATGCCACGCGGCCCCATAGCGCTGGATGCCAATGTGCAGCACTTGCCAACTGCGCCAGAAGGCACGGTGCAGGCAAATGGCACGCTTAACCGCGCCCCATTGGTGTTGGATGTGGCTTTGGCCCAAAGCGCGCAGGGTGACAGGCAGGTTGATATTCGCAAACTGTCATGGAACAGCGTGGCCGGGCAGGGGCAGCTTTCTCTTCCTACAGGTGAGGTGGTGCCTCTGGGCACGCTGGATCTGAAGGTGGGGCGCTTGGCAGATTTTCGTCCGCTTATTGGGCAGGCTATCTCTGGCGCGCTGGCAGCTTCTGTTAAAACTACGCAGGTGGCGGATACACCTCAGGTTGCCCTTAAGCTGGATGGCAACGTGGCTATGCCCAGCGTAAAAATTGGCTCTCTGGCTTTAGCTGGTACGGTAAAAGATCCAGCGGCTCATCCCAATGCTGATCTTACGCTTAAACTGGGGGGGCTTTCTGCTTCTGGCGTAACCGGGCAGGCGCGTCTGAGTGCCAAGGGGCCGGATAACGCTGTGGCGCTCACCGCGCAGGTGGGCCCAGCAAGCTGGTCTGGCAGCCCTTTGATGCTGGATACCGCAGCCCTGTTAAACCTGCCTGCCAAACAGGTGAAAGTGCAGCGCCTGAATGCCACGGCCAAGCAGGAAACATTGCGCCTTTTGGCACCTGCATTGGTCTCGTTTGGGGAGACTATGGGGGTTGATCGGCTGCGGGCCACGTTGGTAACGGCAGGCAGCCAGCCTGCTACCATTGATGTTGCAGGCAAGATCAAGCCTTCTTTGGCTGTTACGGCGGATATTCGTAATCTTACGCCTGCGTTGGCACACCCGTTTGCGCCAGATTTCAAGGCATCTGGCACGGTTTCCGTTCAGGCCAAGGTGGCGGGCACGTTAAATGCACCGCAAGGGCAGGTTAAGCTTACCGGGCGTGATTTGCGTATGGCTGGCAGTTCTGCTGCGGCTTCCATTCCGCCATTGCATCTAGATGCCGCCGCCAATCTGGCTGGTAGTTCTGCCAAGGTGCAGGTGGCGGCAGGTGCGGGGCCCAAGCTGAACGTGAATGTGGCTGGCACGGCCCCGCTGAACAAAACCGGGCCAATGAACCTGCGCGTAAATGGCAATCTGGATTTAAGCATTGCCAATGGCATTCTGGGCGCGCAGGCGCGGCAGGCCATGGGGCAAGCCCAAATGGCGCTGCTGGTTGCGGGCTCCATGTCTTCCCCCCGTGTAACGGGTACGGTGGATCTGCGCGATGCCGATGTGCAGGATTTTGCCCAAGGCTTCCATCTGGCCAATATCAATGGCCGCGTGGTGGGCGAGAACGACAAGATCGTTATTCAGAACCTTACGGCCAAGGCTGGTGATGGCAATTTGGGCGTCACCGGCTTTGTGGGCATTGGCTCCCCCGGTATGCCGCTGGATATTCGTTTGCAGGCCCATGATGCCCGGCCCATTTCCAGTGATCTGCTAACAGCGGTGATGAACGCGGATATTGCCGTAAAAGGGCAGGTGCAAACCCGCATGGATGTTGATGGCACAGTGGATTTGCGGCGTGTGGAAATTAACATTCCCAATTCCTTGCCGTCATCCGTAGCGCGGCTTGATGTTGTGCGCCCCGGTGATGAGCAAAAGCAGGCGGAAGCCGCCAAAGTAGAAAGCACCAAGGCCGCGGTGATCGGGCTGAACCTGAGCGTGACATCTCCGGGCAAGTTCTTTGTGCGTGGGCATGGCTTGGATGCAGAAATGGCTGGCAAGTTGAAAGTTGGCGGCACAACGCAGGCTCCGCAGGTTAGCGGAGGGTTTGATCTCAAGCGTGGTAACTTTGATCTGGCTGGTATTTCACTTAACTTCACCAAGGGGCGGGTGGCTTTCAATGGCTCTGGCGTTGGCCATAAAATGGACCCCACGTTGGATTTTGAGGCCGACCGTGCCGTGCAGGGCCAAACGGCTATGCTGAAGGTGGGCGGGTATGCCAGCGCGCCCAAGATTACGTTTGAATCCATGCCGCCGCTGCCGCAGGATCAGGTGTTGGCCATGCTGCTGTTTGGCACGGATGCGCACTCTCTCTCCTCCACGCAGATGGTGGAATTGGGCACGGCACTTGCCACTCTTACAGGGCTTACACCGTTTGACCCAATGGGCACTATCCGTAAAACCTTGCATCTGGATCGTTTGGCTATTGGCGGCGGTTCTGGTGTGGGGAATGGCGGTACCAGTGTTGAGGCCGGTAAATATGTGATGAAAGGTGTTTATGTAGGTGCTAAGCAGGCCACTTCTGGTTCTGGCACACAGGCACAGGTGCAGGTTGACCTGACAAAACATCTCAAGCTGAACACAACCGTGGGCACAGGCGGCACCGTAACAGGCTTTACCACCCCGGAAAACGATCCGGGCAGTAGTGTCGGGCTGCTGTGGCAGTACCGTTATTAA
- a CDS encoding lysophospholipid acyltransferase family protein — protein sequence MTPRPSDQTHPPYASPKKKPNGLSPLPAWVEAYFRRTADLRAALRLGALVVWVPLSVGFEACLLLVPGTPKIRWTRVIWGVLCRIIGLQIHVVGQRVGTVGGLKARQRGERPVIYICNHMSWLDVPVLGTILPSVFVAKGDIEKWPIMGLVSQIGRTIFVSRQRSTTGRERDEMIRRMVEGDNLVLFPEGTSSDGSRVLPFMSAFFAIAKLPRLKEGMDKSLLPITFEAGMTPLIQPVSLVYDRLEDLPISRLRRPVFSWYGDMDLGPHVWALLKWKRSRATVLLHEPLDPDMFPSRKALAQAAWKAVSIGAAELRQNRKPTVIKGRFNPATLPANFLPPSVKKAKRILDRTACFFASIRIRL from the coding sequence ATGACACCACGCCCGTCTGATCAAACCCATCCCCCTTATGCTTCCCCCAAAAAGAAGCCCAATGGCCTTTCCCCCTTACCTGCATGGGTGGAAGCTTATTTCCGCCGCACGGCAGATTTAAGGGCAGCCCTGCGCCTTGGTGCGCTGGTTGTCTGGGTGCCGCTATCTGTGGGTTTTGAAGCGTGCCTGCTGCTTGTGCCCGGCACGCCAAAAATCCGCTGGACGCGGGTTATCTGGGGCGTGCTGTGCCGTATTATCGGGTTGCAGATCCATGTTGTGGGGCAACGTGTGGGCACAGTGGGCGGCCTAAAAGCCCGCCAGCGGGGGGAACGCCCTGTTATCTATATTTGCAACCACATGTCTTGGTTGGATGTGCCTGTGCTGGGCACCATCCTTCCCTCCGTATTTGTGGCCAAGGGCGATATTGAAAAATGGCCCATCATGGGGTTGGTCTCACAAATCGGGCGCACCATTTTTGTCAGCCGCCAGCGCAGCACCACAGGCCGTGAACGTGATGAAATGATCCGCCGCATGGTGGAGGGGGATAATCTGGTATTGTTCCCTGAAGGTACATCATCAGATGGCTCCCGCGTGTTGCCGTTTATGTCCGCCTTTTTTGCCATCGCAAAATTGCCACGCCTGAAGGAAGGCATGGATAAAAGCCTGCTGCCCATAACGTTTGAAGCAGGCATGACGCCCCTTATCCAGCCCGTATCCCTTGTATATGACCGGCTGGAAGACCTGCCCATTTCCCGCCTCCGCCGCCCCGTGTTTTCATGGTACGGAGATATGGATCTTGGCCCCCATGTATGGGCCTTGCTGAAATGGAAGCGTTCCCGCGCAACTGTGTTGCTGCACGAACCGCTAGACCCAGATATGTTCCCCAGCCGCAAGGCTTTGGCACAGGCGGCATGGAAAGCCGTATCCATAGGGGCGGCAGAACTGCGCCAGAACCGTAAACCTACGGTTATCAAAGGCCGGTTTAACCCAGCCACTCTGCCTGCCAATTTTCTGCCGCCTTCTGTCAAGAAAGCCAAAAGGATACTTGACAGAACCGCCTGCTTTTTTGCTTCAATACGTATAAGACTTTAG
- the ybeY gene encoding rRNA maturation RNase YbeY, with product MQDMDAPEKSLPFQAVFSDEQNEGPEILIRDRRWRSYVHNPEQLVWRALAACSEYGGLPDTVVLATDREVRELNGRHRGKQRPTNVLTFEPPPGINGGDIILALETMVREARKAGKPVADHLAHLVIHGSLHLAGYDHHHPGEAREMEMLESRLLSRLRVPNPWKPRS from the coding sequence ATGCAGGATATGGATGCCCCAGAAAAAAGCCTGCCTTTTCAGGCTGTTTTTTCCGATGAGCAGAACGAAGGCCCTGAAATCCTTATCCGGGATAGGCGCTGGCGCTCTTATGTGCATAACCCGGAACAGTTGGTATGGCGCGCCTTGGCCGCTTGCTCAGAATATGGCGGCCTGCCCGATACTGTTGTTTTGGCAACAGATCGGGAGGTGCGAGAACTGAATGGCCGCCACCGTGGCAAGCAGCGCCCGACCAATGTGCTAACATTTGAACCTCCGCCCGGCATTAACGGCGGAGACATTATTCTGGCGCTGGAAACCATGGTGCGTGAAGCCCGCAAAGCTGGCAAACCTGTTGCAGACCATCTTGCGCATTTGGTCATCCACGGCAGCCTTCATCTGGCTGGGTATGACCACCACCATCCTGGTGAAGCGCGCGAAATGGAAATGCTGGAATCCCGCCTGCTTTCGCGGCTCAG
- a CDS encoding PhoH family protein, with product MCVRLSSTRISASPRMAAEMPHASATLQFEDNTLLARLVGDHDKHLRCLEEGLEVEVARRGNRISIQGEPEQTARTRAVLGVLYQKLAAGENVDISSIEAAIRMSRPPQNTTSILPNAPQTAPELEGDLPLIRMRHGNIEPRSPGQAAYMKALAKKELVFGIGPAGTGKTYLAVAQAVAMLQAGSIDRIILSRPAVEAGERLGFLPGDMKDKIDPYLRPLYDALYDMLPGDQVVRRMASGDIEVAPLAFMRGRTLSHAFVILDEAQNTTIAQMKMFLTRLGPGSRMVVTGDLTQIDLPAGTTSGLRDAVETLENVKGITISRFDSTDVVRHKLVARIIEAYDAKATAVRDPSHSKGRQEKNGTAK from the coding sequence GTGTGTGTCCGCTTGAGTAGCACGCGTATTTCCGCCTCACCCCGCATGGCAGCAGAAATGCCCCATGCCTCTGCTACCCTACAGTTTGAAGATAACACCCTTCTGGCGCGCCTTGTGGGAGACCACGATAAGCACTTACGCTGCTTGGAAGAAGGTTTGGAAGTGGAGGTTGCCCGGCGTGGCAACCGCATTTCCATTCAAGGTGAGCCTGAACAAACAGCCCGCACGCGTGCGGTGCTTGGCGTGCTGTACCAAAAACTGGCAGCAGGCGAAAACGTGGATATCAGCAGCATAGAGGCCGCCATACGCATGTCCCGCCCGCCCCAAAACACCACCAGCATTCTCCCCAACGCGCCACAAACCGCCCCGGAATTGGAAGGGGATCTCCCCCTTATCCGTATGCGGCATGGCAATATCGAACCCCGCTCCCCCGGTCAGGCCGCATATATGAAAGCACTGGCCAAAAAGGAACTGGTGTTTGGCATTGGCCCAGCAGGCACGGGCAAAACCTATCTGGCCGTGGCGCAGGCGGTGGCCATGTTGCAGGCTGGCTCCATTGATCGGATCATTCTTTCCCGCCCGGCTGTGGAAGCGGGTGAGCGGCTGGGTTTTCTGCCCGGAGATATGAAAGACAAAATCGACCCCTACCTGCGCCCACTGTACGACGCCCTTTACGATATGCTGCCAGGGGATCAGGTCGTGCGCCGTATGGCTTCAGGGGATATTGAGGTGGCTCCGCTGGCCTTTATGCGCGGGCGCACGCTTTCTCATGCCTTTGTTATTCTGGATGAAGCCCAGAACACCACCATTGCACAGATGAAGATGTTTCTTACCCGCCTTGGCCCCGGCTCTCGCATGGTGGTTACGGGCGATCTTACGCAGATTGATCTGCCAGCAGGCACCACCTCCGGCCTACGTGATGCCGTAGAAACGCTTGAAAACGTAAAAGGAATTACTATTTCCCGCTTTGATTCAACAGATGTGGTGCGGCATAAGCTAGTCGCCCGCATTATTGAAGCCTATGATGCAAAGGCGACGGCTGTAAGGGATCCCTCCCATAGCAAGGGCCGTCAGGAGAAAAATGGAACCGCCAAGTAG
- a CDS encoding autotransporter assembly complex protein TamA — protein sequence MLNRLALTANRVLAGAALWGASSCLSWSWAADPQPYTTKLVPTGEADLDTAIKSSSDLQSLQSTHAVGPFALAGRVRNEYDRLRTALESCGYYAGTVHITLSRNGGKDAVKMDGMSPALSQWIESVPTGEKIQAEVKVDKGPLFHLGTVTLVDGKTGKPPILTDAQKKAFGLASGQPAVAKSVLDGGSNLMDALREDGHALATVEKPKAFLEPTTHTLNITYPVTPGPVLNIGKIDTTGLKQVHEKFVRRRMTVQEGQLYQPSKIENARQDLASVGVFSNVTVQDASTYAVDGTMPLDFSFKEAKRHSVGAEGGYSTDLGARAGGSWTHYNLLGNAERLRLTALITGLGGSAQQGLGYDVYADFFKPDFLERNQNLSARIEGLRQLFWSYRQTAFLIRGGITRPLAKNWNGSFGLMAEQEKIEQFGVTRDYTIISAPLSVMFDNTGVGNPIEPATHGVRASMSITPSVSLGNKGSGTSFFAILNGTASTYFDLHHLGISKPGNSVLAFRGMVGSIQGASTWDIPPDQRLYAGGSSTVRGFRWQGVGPQYKNTRYAIGGTSLDAGSAEFRQRIIGNVGMAGFIDAGQVGSSSLPFTGKLRVGAGGGVRYYTPIGPIRLDVAVPLNRAPRGDKWDLYIGLGETF from the coding sequence ATGCTGAACAGGCTTGCTCTCACCGCGAATCGTGTTCTGGCTGGCGCCGCCCTGTGGGGGGCATCGTCCTGCCTGTCTTGGTCTTGGGCGGCAGATCCACAGCCTTACACCACCAAACTGGTGCCGACCGGAGAGGCGGATTTGGATACGGCTATTAAAAGCTCATCTGATCTGCAGTCTCTCCAGTCCACGCATGCGGTGGGGCCATTTGCGTTGGCCGGGCGTGTGCGGAATGAATATGACCGCCTACGCACGGCGCTGGAAAGCTGTGGTTATTACGCCGGTACAGTGCATATCACCCTCAGCCGGAATGGCGGCAAGGATGCCGTGAAGATGGACGGGATGTCTCCCGCCCTTTCTCAATGGATCGAATCCGTGCCGACGGGTGAAAAGATTCAGGCTGAGGTGAAGGTAGATAAAGGCCCACTGTTTCATCTGGGCACCGTTACGCTGGTGGATGGTAAAACTGGCAAACCACCTATTTTAACAGATGCCCAGAAAAAAGCCTTTGGCCTTGCATCGGGCCAGCCAGCCGTTGCCAAAAGCGTGCTGGATGGTGGCAGCAACCTGATGGACGCCCTGCGGGAAGATGGGCACGCCCTGGCGACAGTGGAAAAGCCCAAGGCTTTTCTGGAACCCACTACGCATACGCTGAATATTACCTACCCGGTCACGCCAGGCCCGGTGCTAAATATTGGTAAGATAGACACAACCGGTCTGAAACAGGTGCACGAAAAATTCGTGCGCCGCCGTATGACAGTGCAAGAAGGCCAGCTTTATCAGCCTTCTAAAATTGAAAACGCGCGGCAGGATCTGGCCTCCGTTGGGGTGTTTTCGAACGTAACAGTGCAGGATGCCTCCACCTATGCGGTAGATGGTACCATGCCGCTGGATTTCAGCTTTAAGGAAGCCAAGCGGCATTCCGTGGGGGCAGAGGGCGGATATTCCACAGATTTGGGCGCGCGTGCTGGTGGATCATGGACACATTATAACCTGCTGGGCAATGCAGAGCGTTTGCGGCTGACAGCTCTTATTACCGGGCTTGGTGGCTCGGCCCAGCAAGGCTTGGGGTATGATGTGTATGCAGATTTCTTCAAACCCGATTTTCTGGAACGCAATCAGAATCTAAGTGCGCGTATTGAAGGGCTGCGGCAGTTGTTCTGGTCTTACCGGCAAACGGCATTTTTGATCCGTGGCGGCATTACACGCCCGCTGGCTAAAAACTGGAACGGCAGCTTTGGGTTGATGGCAGAGCAGGAAAAGATCGAGCAGTTTGGTGTCACGCGGGATTACACCATTATTTCTGCGCCACTTTCCGTCATGTTTGACAACACAGGCGTTGGAAACCCTATCGAACCCGCAACACACGGCGTACGCGCCAGCATGAGCATTACGCCATCCGTTTCCTTGGGGAATAAGGGCAGCGGCACCTCGTTTTTTGCCATTCTGAACGGCACGGCCTCTACATACTTTGATCTGCACCATCTGGGCATCAGCAAGCCCGGCAATAGTGTTCTGGCGTTTCGTGGCATGGTTGGCAGTATTCAGGGCGCCAGCACGTGGGATATTCCGCCAGATCAACGCCTATATGCTGGGGGCAGTTCTACAGTAAGAGGCTTTCGCTGGCAGGGTGTGGGGCCGCAGTATAAAAATACGCGCTATGCTATTGGCGGAACCTCGCTAGATGCAGGAAGTGCAGAATTTCGCCAAAGAATTATAGGCAACGTAGGCATGGCCGGTTTTATAGATGCCGGTCAGGTTGGCAGCAGCAGTTTGCCCTTTACGGGCAAGCTGCGCGTGGGTGCTGGTGGGGGTGTGCGTTATTATACGCCTATTGGCCCCATCCGGCTGGATGTTGCCGTACCTCTTAACCGCGCCCCACGTGGTGATAAGTGGGATCTGTATATCGGCCTTGGGGAGACATTCTAA